A genomic stretch from Telmatocola sphagniphila includes:
- a CDS encoding Hsp70 family protein encodes MASRFVIGIDLGTTNCALAYIDTGRGEDPHSQTLSIPQVVRAGLVEERPLLPSFLYLPGENEQPAGSLNLPWASDRDYAVGEFARNFGSQVPTRLVASAKSWLCHPGVDRKSPILPWKAPEGGRRISPLEASTRYLKHLAEAWNAQMAKELTANRLENQEIVLTVPASFDAVARELTVEAARAAGFEHLTLLEEPQAAFYAWLDSCGEKWREQVKVGDLILVADVGGGTTDFTLIEVAEVQGQLELTRLAVGDHLLLGGDNMDLALAHLAAQQFAAKGVKLDAAQMLALSYSARAAKESLLADPSLTAAPVTVLGRGSKVIGGTLKGELTKADVEKILLEGFLPLCKVDTEPNKSRAAGFQELGLPYVADPAISRHLAQFLTKQRTFLLERESNSKKKKKSPPGLPTAILFNGGVFKSPLLQDRFSTVLNGWTKEMKAESVRVLEGNDLDQAVARGAAYYGLVRRGKGIRIRGGTARSYYIGVESSMPAIPGMPAPLKALCVAPFGMEEGTETDIPSQEFGVIVGEPVEFRFLGSSLRRHDVPGTILEDWQGDVEELAPVQTTLGEEKSGRLIPVHLHTKVTEVGQLELWCFSRDGKERFKLEFNVREAE; translated from the coding sequence ATGGCTTCACGATTTGTCATTGGCATCGATCTGGGTACTACCAATTGCGCCTTGGCGTATATCGATACCGGCCGAGGAGAAGATCCACATAGCCAGACACTGTCTATCCCCCAGGTAGTGCGCGCTGGTTTGGTTGAAGAACGTCCGCTCTTGCCCTCATTCCTTTATCTGCCGGGAGAAAACGAACAGCCGGCGGGCAGTCTGAATCTTCCCTGGGCCAGCGATCGCGATTATGCGGTCGGCGAATTCGCTCGGAACTTCGGTTCGCAGGTTCCGACCCGGCTGGTTGCTTCCGCCAAGTCCTGGCTCTGCCACCCGGGTGTGGATCGCAAATCTCCTATTCTCCCCTGGAAAGCTCCGGAGGGGGGCCGACGCATATCGCCGCTCGAAGCCAGTACTCGGTACCTGAAGCATCTGGCCGAAGCCTGGAATGCTCAGATGGCTAAAGAACTGACTGCGAATCGCCTTGAGAATCAGGAGATCGTTCTCACAGTGCCCGCTTCCTTCGATGCCGTCGCTCGGGAACTGACCGTCGAGGCGGCCCGGGCCGCGGGATTCGAGCATCTGACGCTGTTGGAAGAGCCTCAGGCCGCGTTCTATGCCTGGCTCGATTCCTGCGGAGAGAAATGGCGAGAACAGGTTAAAGTCGGGGATTTGATTCTCGTCGCCGATGTGGGAGGAGGAACTACGGACTTCACATTGATCGAAGTCGCGGAAGTTCAGGGACAACTCGAGTTAACGCGTCTGGCCGTGGGAGATCATCTGCTATTAGGTGGCGATAACATGGACCTGGCTTTGGCTCACTTGGCGGCTCAGCAATTCGCCGCCAAAGGGGTCAAGCTCGACGCCGCGCAGATGCTGGCGCTCAGCTACTCGGCTCGCGCGGCCAAAGAAAGTCTTTTGGCAGATCCGTCGCTGACGGCTGCCCCGGTCACAGTCCTGGGGCGAGGTTCCAAAGTCATTGGCGGCACGCTCAAGGGAGAACTGACCAAGGCCGATGTGGAAAAAATTCTGCTTGAAGGGTTTCTGCCGTTATGCAAGGTGGACACGGAACCGAACAAGTCCCGCGCGGCCGGTTTCCAGGAATTGGGCCTACCCTATGTGGCAGACCCGGCCATCTCGAGGCATCTCGCGCAGTTCCTGACCAAGCAACGCACCTTTCTCTTGGAGAGGGAATCGAATTCCAAGAAGAAGAAAAAATCTCCCCCCGGGCTGCCGACAGCCATACTCTTCAACGGTGGTGTTTTCAAATCCCCGTTGTTGCAGGATCGCTTCTCCACGGTTCTCAACGGTTGGACCAAGGAAATGAAGGCCGAGAGCGTGCGCGTGCTGGAAGGAAATGATCTCGATCAGGCGGTTGCTCGGGGCGCGGCCTACTACGGTCTCGTGCGACGGGGTAAAGGAATCCGGATTCGAGGGGGCACCGCCCGAAGCTATTACATTGGCGTGGAAAGTTCGATGCCAGCTATTCCGGGAATGCCTGCACCGCTAAAAGCTCTTTGCGTTGCCCCCTTTGGCATGGAAGAAGGTACCGAGACCGATATTCCTTCGCAGGAATTTGGGGTGATTGTCGGGGAACCGGTTGAATTTCGCTTCTTGGGCAGCTCTCTGCGTCGGCACGATGTGCCGGGAACGATTCTGGAGGATTGGCAGGGCGACGTGGAAGAACTAGCCCCCGTGCAGACAACGCTCGGCGAAGAGAAGTCGGGTCGATTGATCCCAGTACACCTTCATACCAAGGTCACGGAAGTCGGACAGTTGGAACTGTGGTGTTTTAGCCGGGATGGCAAGGAGCGCTTCAAGCTGGAATTCAATGTGCGGGAAGCGGAATAA
- a CDS encoding alpha/beta hydrolase-fold protein codes for MKKLLLGLAIILTMTFPALAGPVEFELQFPESVSNKSFSGRVFVLLTKGKPAVLTPNISWGRPEPVFAKDVKDWKPGEKLKIDSTAIYYPTPMDKLPKEDFYVQGVMDFEQGINFSAAPGNIYSVPMKIALGEDQTAPIKLTLDQVYKAPAFKETDNVKYIEIESKLLSEFHHKPTNLRAGVILPKSFTTNAKKQYPTIYEIPGFGGTHQGARGRAARNATDVDGVEMLYVMLDPSCPLGHHVFADSANNGPVGKAFTEELVPAIEKRFRGISAPGARFVTGHSSGGWSSLWLQVAYPDFFGGTWSTAPDPVDFRDFQRINIYEYDNMFTDTQGQARPLGRRGWIPFLYYKPFSDMEIIMGHGGQLASFEAVFSEKGSDGKPMQLWDRKTGKIDHAVAKTWEKYDIRLVLQRNWSTLEPKLKGKLHVYMGDRDTFYLEGATRLLGETLHVLGSDAKVELFPGKDHGTLMDRALVERIGKEMAEQYRKFDKKSAERSQ; via the coding sequence ATGAAAAAACTGCTGCTTGGGCTGGCGATCATCTTGACAATGACTTTTCCCGCGCTGGCGGGACCAGTCGAATTCGAATTACAGTTCCCCGAAAGCGTATCGAACAAATCTTTCAGCGGCAGAGTCTTCGTTCTGCTGACGAAAGGGAAGCCCGCCGTTTTAACCCCCAATATCAGCTGGGGTCGTCCCGAACCGGTGTTCGCTAAGGATGTGAAAGACTGGAAGCCGGGCGAAAAACTCAAGATCGATTCGACGGCGATCTATTACCCCACTCCGATGGACAAACTTCCGAAGGAAGATTTTTACGTTCAGGGGGTCATGGATTTCGAACAGGGCATCAACTTCAGTGCGGCACCCGGTAACATCTATTCTGTACCGATGAAAATTGCCCTGGGGGAGGATCAGACTGCCCCGATAAAATTAACGCTGGATCAAGTCTATAAAGCTCCTGCTTTCAAAGAGACCGATAACGTCAAGTACATCGAAATCGAAAGTAAACTTCTTTCGGAATTTCATCACAAGCCGACCAATCTTCGGGCGGGGGTCATCCTTCCCAAGAGTTTCACGACCAATGCGAAAAAGCAGTATCCCACCATCTACGAAATTCCCGGTTTTGGTGGCACTCATCAAGGAGCGCGGGGCCGAGCAGCCCGCAATGCTACCGATGTGGATGGGGTCGAAATGCTCTACGTCATGCTCGATCCTTCCTGTCCGCTAGGGCATCACGTCTTTGCCGACTCGGCGAATAACGGACCCGTCGGCAAAGCCTTCACCGAGGAACTCGTCCCCGCCATTGAAAAGCGCTTTCGCGGAATTTCTGCTCCCGGGGCTCGTTTCGTGACGGGGCACTCTTCGGGGGGATGGTCGAGTCTCTGGCTGCAAGTCGCCTATCCCGATTTCTTCGGAGGCACCTGGTCCACCGCACCCGATCCAGTCGATTTCCGCGACTTCCAACGCATCAATATTTACGAATACGACAATATGTTCACGGATACGCAAGGACAGGCTCGCCCACTAGGCCGTCGGGGCTGGATTCCCTTCCTGTATTACAAACCCTTCTCCGACATGGAAATCATCATGGGTCACGGCGGCCAACTGGCTTCGTTCGAAGCAGTTTTCAGCGAAAAGGGGAGCGATGGTAAGCCGATGCAACTCTGGGATCGCAAGACGGGAAAGATCGATCACGCCGTGGCGAAGACCTGGGAGAAGTATGATATTCGTCTGGTTCTGCAGCGGAATTGGTCGACTTTGGAACCGAAGCTGAAAGGGAAACTGCACGTCTACATGGGCGATCGCGATACTTTTTATTTGGAAGGCGCGACCCGGCTTCTGGGCGAAACGCTGCACGTACTCGGAAGCGATGCGAAAGTCGAACTCTTCCCGGGTAAGGACCACGGCACATTGATGGATCGGGCCCTGGTCGAGCGGATAGGCAAAGAAATGGCCGAGCAGTATCGGAAGTTCGACAAAAAATCTGCAGAACGCTCGCAGTAA
- a CDS encoding Flp family type IVb pilin: MSLPLITSLINLLEKEDGPTAVEYAVMLALIIVVCIVAVTTIGKNANSTFSTVATAAKPTTK; encoded by the coding sequence ATGTCTTTGCCGCTGATTACATCACTGATCAACTTGCTGGAAAAAGAAGATGGCCCGACCGCAGTGGAATATGCGGTGATGCTGGCCTTGATTATTGTCGTCTGCATTGTCGCCGTGACAACCATCGGCAAAAATGCCAACAGCACGTTTTCGACCGTTGCCACAGCAGCCAAACCGACCACGAAGTGA
- a CDS encoding pyridoxal phosphate-dependent decarboxylase family protein, translating to MEKNLTLDPQNWDALRSLGHRMLDEMFDQFIHLKEKPAWQQMPPEVQKQLHEPLPIQPQGEEQVWREFVNNVLPYPNGSWHPRFWGWVQGTGVPFAMLADMLASGLNAHMAGFNHAPAVVELQVIAWLAELMGLPSGSSGLLCSGGTMAGVLGLAVARNAQAGFDVRENGLHSREQPRLMVYGSTETHGWAKKALELLGLGRRNYRAIPVDSQYQIQIPLLQESIAADRKLGHRPICIIGTAGTVNTAAIDNLNGLADVCEREKIWFHIDGAFGALARISDKLRSRVAGLERCDSISIDLHKWMYLPFEVACLLVRDAELHKAAFSSSASYLAEFDRGVSVGRMTFADRGIELTRGFKALKVWMCLKAYGVEKFARLIEQNVDQANYLADRVQCEPELELLAPVSLNIVCFRFAPSVMPEEKRNALNRELLMRLQESGVAIPSSTQIGDKFAIRTAIVNHRSRIEDFDLLIDTILKIGRELITEGFKA from the coding sequence GTGGAAAAGAATTTAACCCTGGATCCTCAGAACTGGGACGCTTTGCGATCTCTCGGCCATCGAATGCTCGATGAGATGTTCGATCAGTTCATACATCTCAAAGAGAAACCTGCCTGGCAACAAATGCCCCCGGAAGTTCAGAAGCAGCTCCACGAACCACTTCCGATTCAGCCGCAGGGCGAGGAACAAGTCTGGCGGGAATTCGTCAACAACGTCCTTCCTTATCCCAATGGCAGCTGGCATCCACGTTTTTGGGGCTGGGTTCAGGGAACCGGGGTGCCCTTCGCCATGCTGGCGGATATGCTGGCTTCCGGACTGAACGCTCATATGGCGGGCTTCAATCATGCGCCGGCGGTGGTGGAATTGCAGGTTATTGCCTGGCTGGCGGAATTGATGGGTTTGCCCAGTGGCTCCAGTGGACTGCTTTGCAGCGGCGGCACCATGGCAGGTGTGCTGGGGTTGGCAGTCGCGCGAAACGCTCAGGCCGGTTTTGATGTCCGCGAAAATGGCTTGCATTCGCGTGAACAACCTCGCTTAATGGTCTACGGTTCCACGGAAACTCATGGCTGGGCAAAGAAAGCTCTCGAGCTTTTGGGCCTGGGACGCCGTAACTATCGCGCGATACCTGTCGATTCGCAGTATCAGATTCAAATACCGCTTTTGCAGGAAAGCATCGCCGCGGATCGAAAGCTCGGGCATCGGCCTATCTGCATCATCGGTACGGCTGGCACAGTGAACACGGCGGCCATTGATAACCTGAACGGTCTCGCCGACGTCTGTGAAAGGGAGAAAATCTGGTTTCATATCGATGGGGCCTTTGGTGCCCTGGCTCGTATTTCGGACAAATTGCGATCCCGGGTGGCCGGTCTAGAACGCTGCGATTCCATTTCCATTGATCTGCACAAGTGGATGTATCTGCCTTTCGAAGTCGCTTGCCTGCTGGTGCGGGACGCGGAGTTGCATAAGGCCGCCTTCAGCAGTTCGGCGAGTTATCTGGCGGAGTTCGATCGAGGAGTCAGCGTTGGGCGCATGACTTTTGCCGACCGGGGGATTGAATTGACCCGGGGTTTTAAAGCCCTCAAGGTCTGGATGTGTCTGAAGGCCTATGGAGTTGAAAAGTTTGCCCGCTTGATCGAGCAGAATGTGGACCAGGCCAATTATCTGGCTGATCGGGTCCAATGCGAGCCCGAACTGGAACTGCTGGCTCCGGTTTCGCTGAACATCGTCTGTTTCCGCTTTGCCCCGAGTGTCATGCCCGAGGAAAAACGCAATGCACTCAACCGCGAATTGCTGATGCGGCTACAGGAGTCGGGAGTGGCGATCCCCAGTTCGACGCAAATTGGAGATAAGTTTGCAATTCGGACGGCTATCGTCAATCATCGTAGTCGAATAGAAGATTTCGACTTGCTGATCGATACCATATTAAAAATTGGCCGGGAACTGATAACTGAAGGTTTCAAAGCTTAA